The window tgtcatcatcatcgtcatcttcTTCTTCGATGTCCTCAccctcctcgtcctcccctCCTTCATGCTGCAAGGTGACAGTGCGTGACTTGTGGAAACGGGGCTTGATGTCCTGATCACTATCTGGAACTGCCTCGTCCTCCTCGACATCaccctgaacaaacaaacacattctcaTTCAGTTACATCATCACACAGATTTTTTATGACTTATGGGCGTTTTTctgaattcacacacactgtaaaacagtacaaaaaacaaagagacagctCACCTTTAACAGTATGATGTCTATCTCAGAATACTTCATTCCATTTACCAAGATAGGTATCAGTCTATGTTAatgcagagagaaggaagagactTGCTTGGTTAAACAACCAAAAATCACATACAAGTTGATAAGAGGCTGATGTACTAAATAATTGAAAGGAGTCATCAGTAGTTTAACAACACACTACTCACTGCACCAGGTGTCCAGACAGCATCTCCTTACAGATGGGCTGCTCTGCTAGAGTCAGCCAAAACTCGCAGGCCTCTAGAGCCACGTTCTCATCAGGGTCCTGGGTTCTCTGCAGCATGTACTGCaggagatgagaaaaaaaactgcaaatgaagTGTGATCTGATGCATAAATAAATTCTAAAGAGTGAGTGGGGATTAAGAGAAAAAATGTTGTGCAACACAGAATGGCACAAAGCCTAAGCAAATCTGGATCAGAAAATATAGGAACTATGGGTATCATTGTGAATCAATGAGCTGGGTGTTTCATCATTTCCAGattcatgaagaaaaaatatgaaagtagTCTAAACGTTCTCCCACATCAAAGTATGCGCAGGTACAGGAGGTTCACTGCTGATTTGAAGGTTGCCTAACAATTACCTGGATGATGCTGTGCATGTGGGGGATGAGGCGGTCAATGCGGACTTCCAGTAACATGACCAGGGCTCGACACACGTTCTTACGAACCTCAGAGTCCTCATCTGCTGCCAGCGCAAACAGGCTCTATAAGGCAAGAGCACAAACAACACGAGAAAGAAATGAGTCACGggaagtttaaataaaaaaaaaaaacaggatacagacagacaagaaaacaGCTGGATTAGGTCAAAATCAAATTACGAGGGAGTGACAAACATGATTTAACTGACTCACCTCTATGAAGGTGTCAATGTTGTCCATTAGAGCCTGGGCTCTGCCAATGATGAACTGGTTCACACAAGCTATGGCATGAGACCTGCAGGGTCAACGGGAACGTGTTAACAGTCGAGTCAACCAGAGAGGTGGATTAGTGGTAAATAAAATGCTATTTACGTTTATACACATGAAACTGAAGGACGATACAATTAATCTGAAAACACTAAGTTTATGTAAGGTCACAAGGTAGCAAATATTCTGATCAAACAACATGAATACCAACAGCTTCACAGTCAGTCGGTTGTTACTTGGCATCACAAAGCACAGTAACGGGACAACAATCAGTAATgagttgttttctctcttctacCTAATTTTGGGGCTGCAGTGCTTGAAGAACTGAAGGAATTTAGGAATCATAATGTTGAGTGGTCTGTTCAGAGCGTCACTGTCCAGCAGCTCCGACGAGTCCTCGCAGATCTTCTGCAGTGCTCCAAACGAGCCCTGAGACACGGACATACACAGAGAGGCTGTCAAATCAAAACGCAAACATACAGGGACACAGGGGAGAGAATAAGACTGCATCAGAAAATACAACTGGAGCAATAACACCCAATGCACTGTGCTGGCTTTGCTTTTCAGCCGAATAGTGAAAGAAGTTATTTCAGTCGTGAATCCAAAATCTCTCTTGGTCAATACAGATCTTTCTCATGATagatatgtttttaaaaaaaatcccaacaaaaaagtaatttttaaatttattaattACACCTGTGCCTTATGCTGCCCCAAGTGGTGTTtgaaaaattatttcaattGTTTAAAACAGTGTCACctttagtgtttttttaaacatcatgaACACAAGTTACCCAAAAACAGATCATACTGATCCCTGCTTTTGTGTGtcaatattatatataaaaaaaaaacaaaagtataatTTGGATGTTGGTATTTCTTTGTAAGACTCAGCACACTCAGACGGGTGTTGCACTCGTCAGGGTGGGAAAAACTGAACCTTCATCTTTATCTGTACCTCAAGTTTGGTGACCTCATGTAATGGACAAGTTGcaaagcagatattttgacttgtcagagcaggaaaaacacacaaggagttaatgacaataatgaCAGCTAAGTGCCATTAAGTGTCGCAGTCACGAGTGAGAATGAGCTATAGCTCAGTGAAGTACAGCACTAATAAATACACCTCTGAGTTTGCTGCCATGACATGTCAGAAAGTCTGCTGTGCACAATCAGTCAATGACAGCCATGATTTTTACAGCATAAAGGGCCAGAGCAGGTTGTAAGTGCAGACCTCGCAGGTGTTGTAGTCCTCTGAGTTGAGCAAGTTGCAGAGCTGAGGCAGCAACTCCGGCCATGTTTGTAGCTCTCCCTTGGAAGCGATAGTAGTGATTAGGATGCCTAGAGGAACAAGACAGATGACAGATTTCAGACAGTAATTCCTAATTAACAGGACTGTGAGCAGCTGTCTTTACATCAGCTTTGGATCAGACAGTATGAATACAAATGCCTTCACTGACAGTCAGGTGATTTTTATGCATCATCTCCAAAGGTAACAAAGGGAAAGCAGCCGCAAACCAATTCAATACacgcaaaacacaaaaactcacCAATGGTGGCACGGATGAGCGGCGAGGGGTCACCGATGTTGTTGAGACATTCCTGCTTGATGAAGTCAGCGACAGTTGAAGGGAAGTTCTGGTAGTGGGCTTTGACATTGTTCTTCAGTATCAGACCGCTCAGAGAGCGAGTCGGCTCGTCtaaggagatgaagagaaaaaccAAAGATGCAAACAAAGTTTAACTAACAAATAATGCCAGTGTGGATTTggaatgttgttgtttcaatATTGGATAAAGGTGagaaaaaactaaacaaaacagaatttacatGTTATTTAAACTATTCAAATGCGTACTAATACCCCAGATAAGGGAACAGTGTGGAACCGACTGGGATGATTGTTAGAAAAAGTAATGTTAGCATATAACTATACACTACGTCAacaattttttaattaaattgcaCTACATAATAGTGTTTGACTTGGTCAGTTCTCTAGAGGTTTGTAATGATAACACATACTGGTCTGAACAGATCAAGTGTTTACTTACAGTCTTCTccaaacacagtgtgacatacagtacattcagcTTTCAAGTGTAAGAGTAACATAGTAGAGACTTCAAATATTGTTGACCAATCATCTGGGTGTGTTACATAAAAACACGTCTGTCTACTCACCTTCAGTTTTGAGTCGTGTCAGGACAAAGATGAGATAGTTGTTGAAGTCAGGGAACTGGTTGAGTTGTTCAAGTTTCTAGCATTGCGGTTAAGGATCATTTCACTTTTAACTTTCAAATTAACTAACTGGCTGCAGATGTCCATGATATCAAAACTGTTTAACAATTGTACAGTggtcaaaaagaaagaaatgacctCTGTGTGGAATCACAACCGACAGTTTTGACTGGGTCACCCAAACAGATTATGCATcaatcaaaaatatttgtttgatgTCATAACGCTGTCAGTTAAAAGGTGTTGAGATAATTATATTAATGTACAACAGTACACTTTCTCGGCTTTTCAGATGAGCCAAGCATCAAATACTGAACCTTTCTACAAGCtcatgaacaaataaataccCCCTCTGCTTTgacaaaccacagaaaaatCATCACCATCAGAACTTGATAACGTGGCAGTCATAATAACGTGACATGGTACAGGTTAAAATTCCATCGCACCAGGCACTAAAATAAAACCATGCATGTCATTAGAAAGTCACcatttagtaaaaaaaaaaattcactgagTAGCTTCACTATGCACACCCTCCAATGATACTGCAGTAGGATACTTGTTGGACAGCTCTCTGCGTGACTGTGTTGGGCGACTGCGAGTCTTTGAGCAGTTGGAGGACCTGCTGAAGTCCCTGCTCATCTGGCTGCCACTCcatcctgaaaaacaaatcaatctgCATAttaatgtgcttgttttccagtgtatTCTTATAACGTCCACACATTATTGAGTAGAACTAAGAACAACTAGCAAAGCAAGTGGTCTCTGGATCAGACAGTATGAATACAAACACCATCAGTGGAGTTCAGATGTTTATGATGCATCACCTCCAAAGTCCACATGCATGTCTAAGGTTAGAGCAGGAAACCATTCATTCATGTACAGGATTGGGTAAAACCTTCTGTGCTAAAACGATTCTTAAGGCATTTCAGCTGTTCTGTATTACTTCTATACCACCGGACTTTACACACAGGTAGTATAAtctgaaatataaatgtttCTACAAACACCACCTGCTGTAATTTGATATTTAATCAACCCAGGCTCAAAATGACTGAGGGAGCCACGGAATAAGCTGAAGGACATATGTGGGAAAACGACGGTGTTCGTGGTGTAGGTTCAAGGTGGACAGCGAGCCCTCACGAGTTGGGTAAGAGGTAATTTAAGGGGACAGGATAAACACGCAGCAGCGGCTGGCCTCAGAATCCCAGCAAACCCCCATTTAAAATTGTTATTGGAAATCGGCTTGCGGCACAAAAACGAGGACATTAGACAACACAACCAGCTAAAATCTCTGTGACCCGGCTTAACCGCTCCAAGTTAATcctacccccacccccacgCTACTCGGTCTGTTGGTTTAAGTTagagaaatgcttttttttgtctgaatatTTCTCGTTCAGATTTAAACGCCTTGCTGTACAACACGTGGACCCAGTGCTCGCGATTCGCCTGTATTCAGCTGTAGCTGGTCAGAGTAACGTTctgaaaaaaaagttgtcagGTAACAAGTTAGCCATGTAGCAGGGTCGCCTTTCCCGGTTACGAGCTAGCAGACGGTGTGGTTTAACTACCCTTAACTGATTACATATGACGGCACGGGTTAATTTACTTCCATAATAACATAGACTATCGATTGGCTACGCACTATTTGAAATGACTATCTACAGCTGACCTGATGCTACCAAAAGTTGCCCTACTTGTTCAGGCCTGGTCGACAGGGCAGTTCCAGGGGCTGGGTGGTCACAATGTGCCCGgtttaaaaatagtaaaataccGCGATCTGTTCTTCAAAGAAAGCCCTGCAGCGACAAACTTCACATTTGGGGAAACTTAACATTTTAATGGACGCGTAGAGTTTCACGGTAAACACTAAACTGGCAGCCAATACTGAGTAACGTTGCAAACTTAGTGAACACGTTTTGCAAGGTGGCGTTAGCCGCTAAACCCTCTGAGCATAGTGTCTGACTGACAATGCTAATGCTACTAGCCATGTTAATGCTATATAACGGACTCTTACTCTGATACTCGTTTTATCAGAGCACCTTACCCGATGAGGCGGTCTGACcgaaatgaaatgttaaaatgtttcttaaagTACGAGCGTACCAATGCTATACCTACAATATTGACTGGAAAGTTGAATTATCAGTACTAGGCCGCTTTCTCCCGTGCTTCGCAGCGGTTCTTCTTGTTCAAATGAGCACGCCGACTGAAATTGGCCTATGGCGGCTTCCGTTCAGTACACATTTCGCTAACTTCGCGAGATTACAGGTACCCCACCGCTTTTTGCGGTCACGTTTTTGAAACAATGGCGAATGGCCAAGTACGCAACAAAATTAAAGCAGACATACATACAAACTAATGACAAAGAATCGCAAGGACTAAATAGCGCTACACTAAATTTacatacatatactgtacatatattaATGATAGAAATAGCCACAGTTTATGGGTGGGGTTTTGATCATTATATTGTGTTCATTTGCAACTCATCACAAATTAGTTGATATGAATTTCTTCAACGtatgctgtttttgtatttttcttttaatcaaagATCAACCGAGACATGTATAAATGCGTGTATATATTACTGGCTAGAATATGCTACAGATCTTTTGTGAGAGTGTATCTTGTTAACATATTTCAACATTGTTTCTTGTAAAGAATTCAGTATGAACCTTCATTACCTCTTGCTGTGGTGTTGTTCTGTATAGATGAAAGGTTGTTGGAAATAAACTGGCTCTGATGTCATTTAAGTAAATCGAATCAAATAAGTTAGAAACTGTGCACCCTTTTAAGAGACCcttataaaaatgtttatttaatgataTATGACAGTTGCATTATATGTTGCcatataaaaaacatttaagggttaaaatatatatacacacacatagatgtgGACAATTTGCCCAAATGAGGGATATGGCAACAAAATAGAAATTCTCAGATTATTTCTGACTTACAGATGTACACATTCACAAGCTCATCTGAGTGTCGGCGTGTAAAATAACTAACATTCAGCATTTGGTATTTTGTTTCCCCTCATGCTTATACATGTGAGCAGGTGCTATTACCTTCAGGGACAAATAATTCCTGACTCTGTGTAGCTTATATTGGAGCTCTAGTTTGAGTCAATATGTAGATTAAAAAGACAATATACTCCACAACCAATAAATTGCCAATTTATTGGTGAGTTTAAGTTGCTTTTCTTCCTTAAAATACTACTCTTTGTTTATATTCTCACAACCAGGCTCAGTATAAGACAAAAGACAAGGCCTAAGACAAAAATGGGAGAGTGCACAAGTTGTAACcaaaagaggaaatgtgaaCACCATACagtcaaacaaataataatgaaatgtagtaaaagcaaaataaacaaacaaaagggcGAAAGCCAAAGTAGAGAGTGGGACTAGCTGACATTAGTTTCAGTAGATAAATCTATCCCATGACGTGAGTCCACTCATCAGAGTCCTGCAGAGAGAAGCTAAAGAAGCCTGCCTGGATGGCCATCATCTGGAAATTTtccacacatttaaaaaaaacatttcagaatgtCCATGAGTCATGAAACTTCCAGTATTTCCGAAACTGTGGGCATGAAGTGCTTTTCATAACCTGATGTGCACTGTTCTTCTTCTGATGAGCTCAAATGATCCTCAGTGTCCCTCTCCTCATCTGAGTCAactattttactgtatgctTCTGTTCCACATTTGTGGTTTGTCCTATGGCACACCTCTGTGCCAGCATCCTCACTCTGATCATCTTGGAAGTCCATCTGTGAGCTCCCATCTCCGAGCGCTGGCCAAGTTATTCCGTCGGCCTCTGAGATTTTTTCCAGGGAGGACTTGGAAGCCAAGGGCTGGATTTCAACAATCTCCAACAGAGACATCTTTGGATGTGGCTCATAGACATGGCCGCATATCCAAGTCATCGTTGAGTCACTGATCTGCAGGAGATCACAGacaaaaagctttttgttttgttttgttttgtttttgtttcatcataCAAAGTATCAAATCAGGACTTGACTTCATTGGTAACCGTATAGTTGTAAACAAGAAAGCTTTTACAAGTACCAGTGGAACAACAAAATAATGGCATTAGTCAGGATCAATAGTCAGTGTAAGCCCTGTTCTTAGGTTAAACAGTGACGCACACAAGACAAATAAGTCTCACCTGGAGCTTCATCTCTCTGAAAATGTGGCTATTTCGGGGATCTGGCACTTTATCACTATAACATAGAGGCACCAGTGACCACAATTTGTTTCTTCCAAAGTAAACACTGGTAGAAACAtaagagtaaaaacaaaacataaatttaCTCTTAGCTTGAATGTCAacataaaaaagacaacaaaaatcATAACAATTTTACTGTCCTTTTTAGCTTTTAGCACACAGTTTTAGCACCTCAGTATtgaaaaatgttatgttttttgctTGTAAAAGTATTACTGGTATCATTTAACATTAGCTATGATAATTGTGTGATTGTCAAAGTTTTTACCAACAACAACTACGAAAGTGAGTGCTGTAGATACGAAAACAAACATAAGAGAGTAAATCTTCTCAGTCAAAGACACACATCAgtcaaagacaaatattttaagATGATTATCTCACCAGAATAAACAAGGAACACAtattaaaagcagaaacattatCCCAACCAATCGAAAATATGCTgaaaaagagagatagagaaatgGGATGAGAAAGATTGACTAATGAAGCCAGTGACACAATCAATTCACCTATTATGTTACAAGATTTCTGAAATTCCATTACATTACATCCTAAGTTCATCATATTACACAAAATAAGAGTTAACATGTGGTTCAATACCAAAAGATTCATTGAGCGTCGTTTTGAACCTCGCTGTGGCAATTTCTCCAGGCCCGGCTTCCGTCACAGCTTTTATCCACACTTCATACTCCTGTCCTGGAGTGAGACTCTTCAGCTGAAAAGTCTTGTTTTCATGCTGTGGGAATGCACTCACGTTGTACACTAGGAGAGACAAATCGTATAGAGTGAGGTTAAGTATTCAGAGCTGACAAAGACACACCAAACTAACTGCAGTATTacttttgtttgaataaaaaaaaagaaagaaatataatttctcctttgctttcttttttcaatttccAAGTCTACTTCCAGGGATCAGCACCTCACCACAGTTCTTGGTGTGTGCTACTCCTTCATTACATTTAGtcataaagcaaaaacatgaacatgaaacaagaatttccctccagggattaataaaggaattctgattctgattctgattctgaacaattaaaaaaattgaTCTAATGGCCAAGTTAGAAATATGTTTACTCCAAATTTCATGACAGTCCCTCAAATACATTTCATTctaatgacaaataaagctgattcatTGTCATGGCACAATTTATCCAATAATAATTTGAGTTCCTTTTACTAATTACGActgttgtattgtattttgttgATATGTACCTTTATGTGTGTCTAGTCCTATTTGGTAGTAAAGGATTACTCCTCTCTGCTTGAAGAGGGGAATGGGGTCCCACAGCAGGGTCACATGAGTGTCAGCAATGGAAAACACCTGAAATGATGGCACTGAGGGAGGGGCTGAAAAGTGATtgagaaaaggacaaaatgatTAGAAGTCAATCTTCCATTTAAtacaaagagagatgaaaatttaaaattaactaAAAGAAGTTTCCAAAAACATAAGAAAGGACGACCCAAGAACAATGCACAAATACTTACTTGTTTGAAGAGAATATCCAATAGCTGATAGAAGGTGACGGACTTCATTGTGGTACGATACTGCGAACAGTGACACTTGGTAGGTTGTGTAATTCTTAAATTGACCTGATGGTGGAGACACACATCAGAATAACAACAGTTTGGAAACAGCCAGCGCAAGTATAACCTAAAATCAAAACTTCcttggtttttaaaaaatcagttttcaatttcaaaatgtaatgagTAATAATCTTTGAGTAATGATTTCTTTAAATGGGTGTTCCTAAAAAACTTTCTGAGCTACTCATCTAGatgtttgaaatattcaaaactGCTATCTGAAGTATATGAATCACACAGACCTTTAAAAAATGCTGTGGTTTGGTTTTTGGTCACTTTGACCCAATCAAATGCTTGACCCGGGTCACATCCTGCTTGTTTGTATTGTACAACATATTCCTTCAGGGTGTCCGAGAGCTGAGACTGGAGATCCCAGGACACAGTGAGGTTCTCTTTATTCATCTCGAGGAACAAAGCTtgctcatttttctcttcacctTAGGAGGAGACAAATGTACTGTTAGCTGAGCAGGGCCAGAGAAAAAGGGTAAAGTACAGCAATTAAGGGAATCAGGGAATTATCATCCAAATATATAATTATTGCAGTGCCATTGTCCAGTGAGAACAGTCACCATAACTTTAACTATAACTTTTAACTTGcagttttctgtatttatactCCATACTGGGTAAATTATACCTGGTAGTGCCAGAGCAAGGTGAGAAGGCACTGTGGCACCGCGAGCATTGTAGGCTGAAACACTGACTGATGATGCATCCTTTAGAGAGGAATTGAAGTGGCATTGCATCTCTTTACATGCTAACTGGCCCCTTGGCTCAGCTGTGGACACATTCACTAACACCGTGGTGCTGTTATTGTAAGACAGTCTGACTTCATATCCCAGAATGTGACCACAAGCCTGAGACTTAGGAAGCCTCTGGgtgggatgaaaagaaagagaagatggCGATGTGTGAGTTTGCTTAAAGAGAGTCTGGTTCATTATTTCAaccagaaaataatgaaaatgatcagaaaatGATCTGAGCAAATTTGTTTTAAGTACCTTCCAGATCAGATGACAGTCAGAGCTCGCAGGAAATGTCCCACAATCCCTCCATGCATCCAGCTCTCCAACAGGGGCTGAACCAGAGAGGcgagaaagagacagaaaaacaaaaaagagagaagataaGAGATAATTGCAAAATCAGCGCTTAGTGCAGATTTGTGTAACTAAATCATAGTTTCTGCACAGAAATGGTGCCGTAACAATGCTGTTGAGAAGAATTAGATTagactgtgcttttgtttggtcTTTGCAGAGttactgtaaaaatactgtacattttgaaACTAAGACTAAAGTGTGAAGAAAGTATGCATTCATGTGTCAACTTGAAGGAACTTGAAGAAATACACATTTTGGATGTTACAggtttttgctttcttgctgagatgtagatgagaagatgaataccactgtcatgtctgtatAGTAAACTAAGCCAGTTAACTTATCTTTATACTTTAAACTCCCAACAAAAAAGTACATAAGcatgttttccaaaatgctAAATTATCCCTTTAATGCAGCGTGAAACAAACTCTAAAACATTTTGCAACtttttccagtttctttttAACGCTTAACTTGGAGATCACATAACAAATGAGGACTCACTCCTCTCTGTGCCTTGTACTCTGTGGATTGCACTCCAGCTGCTCATCAAGCTTTCCATACAGGCACAGCAAACTTGAAATTCATAGTCTGTGCAGGGCAGTGGATCGTCGAGTGTATAGGTGCCATGGAAGCCATCCTCTGCCTGTGCAGAAAGTAAAACAACTAGCTTGAGCATGTTTTCAGTTGACAAAGCTATAGTCCATCTAGTCCAGTTTTTCTTGGAAGATTATTATCAAATTTTTTCAAGatattaattcattcatttattcaatcACCAGCATTATCAACATAAGttgagaggaaggaaaggaaaatggCAGACGATAAAACCTAAATCAGATACCTCAGGCCAGGCTTGGTCTGCCTCAGTCCGATGTCGGACAGCACAGTGTTCCAAAGAGAGCTGCAGGTGTGGGTAATCACAGACGGAATTCCAGTTAATCTCTATACTCGACTCATGATGGTGCGATGTAACATTAGGAGGGGGTGGCTTGACtagaaacagagacagatattcaaaaatcattaaacatgaaatattatTTAAGTCCAAACTGATCATTTGAAGATAGATTACACAGGTCAGTTATTTTAATTCTGAGAGTCAGAAAGGCAAGTATCActattgttgttatcattattattgccATTGTTGTTGGTGGTGATGGAGGTTTTGACTCACTGATCTCTGTTGTCTTGAATTCAGATTTATTAGATTTGGAAGAACCATACTGGTTTTTAGCCTCGACCCAAACACGAAGTTCACCATGGTTGAAAAAGTGTTCACGATGGATGAACCCACTTGAATTGGTCCCAGTGCTCACATTCGCTTCCCTGGAAGACgtaagcaggaaaaaaaaaatccaggaaGCTTACATCAGAACTTTAAAGTGGTCAGATGACTAAGACATGGAATTTTTGGTTGCGCTTACTGTCTATTTGCTTGTTCCCAGTGCAGACTGTAGTAAGTATGAATCTGTGGTTCCTGCCTTGTATCCCATGTACAGTAGATACGTGCTAAACACGTTTTGTCATCACATGGGATATAGCAGTCAGGAGGGGAGGGATGTGCAGGAGGACCTGGAAAGGCTAATAAGAGAGAttaagagagaagaaaagacattaTCTCATTTCTCATCCGTTTCAATTCAAACTGAACACTGTAATGTACATGATGGCAGGATGTCAGTCTTCGGTAGGTATATCGAGTTAACAAGCAACATAGCATTCTGCCCGATAATCATGACATCCGAAGAAACTATGGTTctggatttttaaaaagcatgttGGATGAAGAACTCTCTTAACGTCTACTGTACTGTCTGAAGGAATACATGCAGCTCCATTGGATAATTTAGTGCgatgaaaaaaagtgaagttaGCAGCAGCGGCACATGCTGTACTAAAGCATCTAATCCAAAatgccaccaccatgtttcacAACAGGGGCAGGGACTGACTCACTGCAGTAAATTTCTGGGATTTAATGAGTCACAAAATTAAttacagaacaaataaacaggtaaaataaaaacagttgtACACAGATGGCCAGAAAAGTTTTAAGCAGTTTTACACctgcaaataaattaaaagcatCTTATTAccatttattcatgttttagtAAGGTAAATTTAACCACCGTAAGagcaaaagagacaaagagagaagactTCAAAGACTTAAGATAGAAGGCTGAGCtcattacaagaaaa of the Scatophagus argus isolate fScaArg1 chromosome 16, fScaArg1.pri, whole genome shotgun sequence genome contains:
- the il12rb2l gene encoding interleukin 12 receptor, beta 2a, like isoform X2, with translation MTACCDEMEQCSGTRGQRGPNVMGTLKKRWLLSIFLIDLFSCFSPLAFPGPPAHPSPPDCYIPCDDKTCLARIYCTWDTRQEPQIHTYYSLHWEQANRQEANVSTGTNSSGFIHREHFFNHGELRVWVEAKNQYGSSKSNKSEFKTTEIIKPPPPNVTSHHHESSIEINWNSVCDYPHLQLSLEHCAVRHRTEADQAWPEAEDGFHGTYTLDDPLPCTDYEFQVCCACMESLMSSWSAIHRVQGTERTPVGELDAWRDCGTFPASSDCHLIWKRLPKSQACGHILGYEVRLSYNNSTTVLVNVSTAEPRGQLACKEMQCHFNSSLKDASSVSVSAYNARGATVPSHLALALPGEEKNEQALFLEMNKENLTVSWDLQSQLSDTLKEYVVQYKQAGCDPGQAFDWVKVTKNQTTAFFKGQFKNYTTYQVSLFAVSYHNEVRHLLSAIGYSLQTTPPSVPSFQVFSIADTHVTLLWDPIPLFKQRGVILYYQIGLDTHKVYNVSAFPQHENKTFQLKSLTPGQEYEVWIKAVTEAGPGEIATARFKTTLNESFAYFRLVGIMFLLLICVPCLFCDKVPDPRNSHIFREMKLQISDSTMTWICGHVYEPHPKMSLLEIVEIQPLASKSSLEKISEADGITWPALGDGSSQMDFQDDQSEDAGTEVCHRTNHKCGTEAYSKIVDSDEERDTEDHLSSSEEEQCTSGYEKHFMPTVSEILEVS
- the il12rb2l gene encoding interleukin 12 receptor, beta 2a, like isoform X3, with the translated sequence MGTLKKRWLLSIFLIDLFSCFSPLAFPGPPAHPSPPDCYIPCDDKTCLARIYCTWDTRQEPQIHTYYSLHWEQANRQEANVSTGTNSSGFIHREHFFNHGELRVWVEAKNQYGSSKSNKSEFKTTEIIKPPPPNVTSHHHESSIEINWNSVCDYPHLQLSLEHCAVRHRTEADQAWPEAEDGFHGTYTLDDPLPCTDYEFQVCCACMESLMSSWSAIHRVQGTERTPVGELDAWRDCGTFPASSDCHLIWKRLPKSQACGHILGYEVRLSYNNSTTVLVNVSTAEPRGQLACKEMQCHFNSSLKDASSVSVSAYNARGATVPSHLALALPGEEKNEQALFLEMNKENLTVSWDLQSQLSDTLKEYVVQYKQAGCDPGQAFDWVKVTKNQTTAFFKGQFKNYTTYQVSLFAVSYHNEVRHLLSAIGYSLQTTPPSVPSFQVFSIADTHVTLLWDPIPLFKQRGVILYYQIGLDTHKVYNVSAFPQHENKTFQLKSLTPGQEYEVWIKAVTEAGPGEIATARFKTTLNESFAYFRLVGIMFLLLICVPCLFCVYFGRNKLWSLVPLCYSDKVPDPRNSHIFREMKLQISDSTMTWICGHVYEPHPKMSLLEIVEIQPLASKSSLEKISEADGITWPALGDGSSQMDFQDDQSEDAGTEVCHRTNHKCGTEAYSKIVDSDEERDTEDHLSSSEEEQCTSGYEKHFMPTVSEILEVS
- the il12rb2l gene encoding interleukin 12 receptor, beta 2a, like isoform X1 yields the protein MTACCDEMEQCSGTRGQRGPNVMGTLKKRWLLSIFLIDLFSCFSPLAFPGPPAHPSPPDCYIPCDDKTCLARIYCTWDTRQEPQIHTYYSLHWEQANRQEANVSTGTNSSGFIHREHFFNHGELRVWVEAKNQYGSSKSNKSEFKTTEIIKPPPPNVTSHHHESSIEINWNSVCDYPHLQLSLEHCAVRHRTEADQAWPEAEDGFHGTYTLDDPLPCTDYEFQVCCACMESLMSSWSAIHRVQGTERTPVGELDAWRDCGTFPASSDCHLIWKRLPKSQACGHILGYEVRLSYNNSTTVLVNVSTAEPRGQLACKEMQCHFNSSLKDASSVSVSAYNARGATVPSHLALALPGEEKNEQALFLEMNKENLTVSWDLQSQLSDTLKEYVVQYKQAGCDPGQAFDWVKVTKNQTTAFFKGQFKNYTTYQVSLFAVSYHNEVRHLLSAIGYSLQTTPPSVPSFQVFSIADTHVTLLWDPIPLFKQRGVILYYQIGLDTHKVYNVSAFPQHENKTFQLKSLTPGQEYEVWIKAVTEAGPGEIATARFKTTLNESFAYFRLVGIMFLLLICVPCLFCVYFGRNKLWSLVPLCYSDKVPDPRNSHIFREMKLQISDSTMTWICGHVYEPHPKMSLLEIVEIQPLASKSSLEKISEADGITWPALGDGSSQMDFQDDQSEDAGTEVCHRTNHKCGTEAYSKIVDSDEERDTEDHLSSSEEEQCTSGYEKHFMPTVSEILEVS
- the il12rb2l gene encoding interleukin 12 receptor, beta 2a, like isoform X4; the protein is MVNFVFGSRLKTSMVLPNLINLNSRQQRSLSLEHCAVRHRTEADQAWPEAEDGFHGTYTLDDPLPCTDYEFQVCCACMESLMSSWSAIHRVQGTERTPVGELDAWRDCGTFPASSDCHLIWKRLPKSQACGHILGYEVRLSYNNSTTVLVNVSTAEPRGQLACKEMQCHFNSSLKDASSVSVSAYNARGATVPSHLALALPGEEKNEQALFLEMNKENLTVSWDLQSQLSDTLKEYVVQYKQAGCDPGQAFDWVKVTKNQTTAFFKGQFKNYTTYQVSLFAVSYHNEVRHLLSAIGYSLQTTPPSVPSFQVFSIADTHVTLLWDPIPLFKQRGVILYYQIGLDTHKVYNVSAFPQHENKTFQLKSLTPGQEYEVWIKAVTEAGPGEIATARFKTTLNESFAYFRLVGIMFLLLICVPCLFCVYFGRNKLWSLVPLCYSDKVPDPRNSHIFREMKLQISDSTMTWICGHVYEPHPKMSLLEIVEIQPLASKSSLEKISEADGITWPALGDGSSQMDFQDDQSEDAGTEVCHRTNHKCGTEAYSKIVDSDEERDTEDHLSSSEEEQCTSGYEKHFMPTVSEILEVS